The proteins below are encoded in one region of Ascochyta rabiei chromosome 9, complete sequence:
- a CDS encoding Vacuolar protein sorting-associated protein 13, with the protein MLEGLVSNLLNRFLGMYVQNFDPKQLNVGIWSGDVKLRDLELRREALDQLRLPLNVVEGHLGSLTLSIPWSNLRGKPLKVQIEDVFLLAAPKEDADYDADEEERRAHAVKMEKLDSAELLKERNTEGMSAEEQQKNQSFTASMVTAIVDNVQVTIKNIHIRYEDSISDPGHPFALGLTLADFSAISTDENWKPTFIEGNAVSTHKLATLGSLAVYWDTDAKLLGTGKGNDSKDEQHIEHSDFIETLRDMIARGDNPELGDHQFILKPISGRAGLEIDKTGKADRPKMKARLLFDELGFIIDEDQYRDALMLVDLFHYFIRHQEYKKFQPKSSPKEDPAGWLRFAGQAVLDKIHDRNKRWSWAYFKERRDDRLRYIELFKKKKKEEKLAPAEADELDKLERKLTYEDLRFWRSLARNQLRKENVGVKKAPQKQGWGSWIGWGAKQEQHTDENTQITEEQRKELYDAIDWDEKKAIAESVDMPREYVKMEVNMSLRTGSFTLKRDPHGKSNEILRLLFDGFSTQLLQRTDSMFVKLALEGMRLYDGTTEGSLFPQIITIKDAPPVPDDKRIEELDDDENEKREDDEDEDEEKEDPFFHLTFEQNPLDNSADTALTMKLKGMEFVYNPRFVVETARFFKPPARHMESIGALMETAGATVDTIRQQTRAGLEFALTEHKTINAQLDLQAPLIIIPDSVTKKSSNCLILDAGHASVTSELVDKDTLHDIQSKQQQQYTDEDFRRLENLMYDKFTLKLQSTQVLIGPSIEETKAQLEENATSKNFHIVDKINMDFKIELCIIPKASDLTKFRVSGNLPVLHASISDAKYKNLMKLIDVAVPKFDNDSATTKEVAEGAKGPSNLKPSADAETSKDALGRPRSKSFQFSAQEHELVMEEDHDGDHDEKFEDAPEAADQKSSHVHQRNFEFKFTVDKLQGSLYRTDSEGRKPDQLLVELIAEHFDLDFYQEQFEMGADVRLRSLAVEDHVEENPLPDFRNIISSEDDSADEQKDLFSLKFTKVNKESPEFQTKFEGIATNLDVAVSTINLIVTRRTLLTLLDFVLITFTNPDQPQNQQAQIAAKSDEQEVNKSSDAEPDKIRIRAELKRIAVVLNNDGIRLATLSLNSGDVGIMLNGGTMRIGGRLGNLSLIDEVNQGVPETSSLRQLVTIEGQNLADFSYETFDSKSDSYPGYDMSVALKTGSIKINFLTEPFRKIMEFAVKFGKMQAIFNAARQAAANQATQIQQNPAKFHFDITISTPIVVFPRMVISDKPERDTLIANLGEIYAKNEFTPLDDSKNADVANKISAGIRNIKLTSNLHYEDDHSEALELIDKVDLNFNITMVEHKAGQHRPDMEIIGSMSDINLCLTPEQMKFALELSRTIPQAFATETDAIDEDVKEELPEAKTEAVRQITVTESSDDEPSTDVVSSQGPELSTDADKWTKLDFVFKVGAIALELIRSKEGEPIGDVEAASLSKFSLNDTNVKVRMISDGAMEAELAVQSFSIRDSRAQGTNKFRKIMSLINNDVKQQFMASVSISGGKERNLIALLTVDSPRIILALDYLFALQAFINAGLDTDEPLIIDEELDDEETDSDDEIMSRDESQALQKPEALADPAQNGMSMSFRVNLVDAQVVLIANPALANSEAIVLGTKQVLVSKQQAMTLQVDKIGMFLCRMDRFETNRLRILDDFSIQTALDMRNQSSRSSLISINIDIEPLVLRLSLRDILLAMQIVNRASAMQATDDKKMLEEGAKQLKPSTPSKKPKSTAVASTTRPRAKSIAKTKRSSQNEMQTQQSQAGSAVLKREEMHVNLEGLRVVLIGDVHEMPMLDWRVKKFGVDVRDWSGAMVADTSLETLINVYNFSKSAWEPLIEPWSVGFHMAKDLNPDRLSVELYSRKSMELTITAATIALGSKSFDFLTADEDILSKPRASDAPYRIRNYTGFSLDVWAEGKEQEGYAAKLEDGEEKPWRFEDPMSTRETLSTDGATGMLGIRLEGSGFDTLARIPVHREGESLYNLKPKQDRVQHRVLVEVKLGADNIKNITFRSPLLVENNTQIPIEIGMFSPEEGHLLKIDKIAPGDARPAPIGSAYMHSIVIRPDQGFGYAWSNERLFWKDLLKRPTRTITCRGEQDEQAPPFYFQMHAAYDKKDPLTGTYPYMRLRLQAPVEVHNLLPYDFKYRIYDSSTKKDWTNFLRKGGISPVHVVELSHLLLVSVEMQEGPFKPSKFGIINSTDRESFRREKVLEVKDDNDTTLHLNMHFYNYPDGGGAFKVAIFSPYIVLNRTGLSLDIKSQQQQFLGGGRSSGAQGTFRDDQTDAGKALPFMFSYPSENKKNRALIKVGDSSWSKPQSFDAIGSTYAVSIPASNSRSDMHLGVSVAEGEGKYNLTKVISIAPRFIVKNRMNEELLIREPGQSDWMSMKEGELLPLRWLKQRSSPQLSLCYPGVNNQWSSPFNISNVGNVHVKLSKTGQRQKLMRIDVLMEQATIFVHVSVETKHWPFSFKNMSDQEFLYWQQNPNLDEDEDDRGTGFRPIRYRLPPRSIMPYAWDFPAAKNKEIVISANGRERHVKLAEIGPLIPFKIPPGQQGGGMKVIDLNVVAQGPTQTLEVSNYKSSKSVYKQKHGAASSSTTTGFEVKDQDTDVTFKAQLRFAGIGISLVNRHLRELVYVTLRDLELKYSDSALYQMVNVQVKWVQIDNQLYGGIFPIIFYPSVVPKTGKEMEAHPIFQTSITRVKDDSYGVMYIKYFSFLLQQMTLEIDEDFIFAMIDFANIPGASWSEKAEGKLWDDSLDIPEPKQEQTGQDVYFELLHLQPMQIDLSFVRTERINAEDTMSSSNPFMFAVNVLTMSIGNVNDAPVRYNSLILENARISTSALINNIKNHYVQESLRQVHVIIGSADFLGNPVGLFTNISSGVADIFYEPYQGLVKSDRPEDLGIGIAKGASSFVKKSVFGFSDSMAKFTGSMSKGLSAATLDKEFQDQRRNTRSRNRPKHALYGITAGGNAFANSLASGLGGLARHPIQGAEKEGALGFVKGVGKGLLGVPTKAAIGAFDLASNMAEGVRNTTTVFDQEGLDRVRLTRFIGTDGIVRPYSQREALGQFWLKTLDNGKYFNEDYIAHLEIQGKDVLIMLTYNAIMMVRTKKLQTEWDVPLKDVQTISKERTGLSITLKGGTNGPFVPVGDEGSRNWFYRQVAVGVNAYNDRWNAKG; encoded by the exons ATGCTTGAAGGGCTCGTTTCTAATCTGCTCAATCGGTTCTTGGGCATGTATGTTCAGAACTTCGATCCCAAGCAGCTCAACGTTGGCATCTGGTCTGGTGACGTCAAGCTACGAGACCTCGAGCTCCGTCGTGAAGCTCTCGACCAGCTGCGTCTGCCCCTCAACGTCGTCGAGGGACACCTGGGCTCCCTCACACTCTCCATTCCGTGGTCGAATCTTCGAGGGAAACCATTGAAAGTGCAGATCGAGGACGTCTTTCTCTTGGCTGCACCAAAGGAGGATGCCGACTACGACGCAGACGAGGAGGAGCGACGAGCGCACGCTGTCAAGATGGAGAAATTGGACAGTGCAGAGCTGCTGAAGGAGCGCAACACAGAAGGCATGAGCGCTGAGGAGCAGCAGAAGAACCAGAGCTTCACTGCAAGCATGGTTACTGCTATCGTCGATAACGTTCAGGTTACCATCAAGAACATCCACATTCGATACGAAGACTCAATATCAGACCCCGGGCACCCCTTTGCCTTGGGTCTCACCCTCGCCGACTTCAGCGCGATCAGCACAGACGAGAACTGGAAGCCTACCTTTATCGAGGGCAACGCCGTCTCGACACACAAGCTGGCAACACTGGGCTCTTTAGCTGTGTACTGGGATACAGATGCAAAGCTGCTTGGTACAGGGAAAGGCAACGACAGCAAAGATGAACAACACATTGAACACTCCGACTTCATTGAGACTCTCCGCGACATGATCGCAAGAGGCGACAACCCTGAGCTTGGTGATCACCAATTCATCCTCAAGCCCATCAGTGGTCGTGCAGGACTGGAAATCGACAAGACCGGCAAGGCCGACCGGCCGAAGATGAAGGCCCGCTTGCTGTTTGACGAGCTGGGTTTCATCATCGATGAGGACCAATACCGCGATGCACTCATGTTGGTAGATCTCTTCCACTATTTCATCAGGCATCAGGAGTACAAGAAGTTCCAACCCAAGTCGTCGCCAAAGGAAGATCCTGCCGGCTGGTTGCGGTTTGCGGGACAAGCTGTGCTTGACAAGATCCACGACCGCAATAAGAGGTGGAGCTGGGCATACTTCAAGGAACGCCGCGATGACCGTCTACGCTACATCGAGCTGTtcaagaaaaagaagaaggaagagaagCTGGCGCCTGCTGAGGCCGATGAGCTCGATAAGTTAGAAAGGAAGCTGACTTACGAAGATCTGCGCTTCTGGCGGTCTTTGGCTCGCAACCAGCTGCGCAAAGAGAACGTCGGCGTGAAGAAGGCGCCACAGAAACAGGGCTGGGGCTCATGGATTGGTTGGGGCGCCAAACAGGAACAACACACCGACGAAAATACCCAGATAACAGAAGAGCAGCGCAAAGAGCTATACGATGCGATCGACTGGGACGAGAAGAAAGCTATTGCCGAGTCGGTTGACATGCCACGCGAATATGTCAAGATGGAAGTGAACATGAGCCTCCGTACTGGCAGTTTTACACTCAAGCGCGATCCTCACGGCAAGTCGAATGAGATACTCCGCCTGCTCTTCGACGGTTTTAGTACACAGCTACTGCAACGCACAGACTCGATGTTCGTCAAACTCGCCCTCGAAGGCATGCGCTTGTACGACGGCACAACTGAAGGCAGTCTCTTCCCTCAGATCATCACCATCAAGGACGCGCCGCCAGTACCTGATGACAAACGTATCGAAGAGCTCGACGATGACGAGAACGAGAAGAGGGAGGATGATGAAGATGAGGACGAAGAAAAGGAAGATCCCTTTTTCCACCTCACTTTCGAGCAAAACCCTCTCGACAACAGCGCTGATACTGCCCTGACGATGAAGTTGAAAGGCATGGAATTTGTCTACAACCCAAGATTCGTGGTCGAAACTGCGAGGTTCTTCAAGCCTCCAGCGCGGCATATGGAGTCGATTGGTGCGCTCATGGAGACTGCTGGAGCCACCGTTGACACTATCCGGCAACAGACTCGTGCGGGCCTGGAGTTCGCTCTTACCGAGCACAAGACCATCAACGCACAGCTGGACCTGCAAGCGCCCCTCATCATTATTCCAGACTCTGTCACCAAAAAGTCAAGCAATTGCCTCATCCTCGATGCCGGTCACGCAAGCGTAACAAGTGAGCTCGTCGACAAAGACACACTGCACGACATACAATCgaaacagcagcaacagtaTACTGATGAGGATTTCCGACGTCTGGAGAATCTAATGTACGACAAATTCACCCTCAAGCTGCAGTCAACGCAAGTGCTTATCGGACCCTCTATTGAGGAGACTAAAGCCCAGCTCGAGGAGAATGCGACATCGAAGAACTTTCACATCGTCGACAAGATCAACATGGACTTCAAAATCGAGCTTTGCATCATCCCCAAGGCTTCGGACCTTACCAAGTTCCGTGTATCAGGAAACCTTCCTGTGCTGCACGCCTCGATATCTGATGCGAAGTACAAGAACTTGATGAAACTCATCGACGTTGCGGTACCCAAGTTCGACAATGACAGCGCCACAACCAAGGAGGTCGCTGAAGGCGCAAAGGGCCCATCCAATCTCAAGCCGAGCGCCGATGCGGAGACGAGTAAGGATGCGCTTGGGCGGCCTCGCTCCAAGTCTTTCCAGTTCTCTGCTCAAGAACATGAACTTGTCATGGAGGAAGACCATGATGGTGACCATGATGAGAAGTTCGAGGACGCTCCAGAAGCCGCAGATCAGAAGAGCTCGCATGTACACCAGCGTAACTTTGAGTTCAAGTTTACTGTGGACAAGCTGCAGGGTTCGCTGTACCGGACTGACTCGGAAGGTCGTAAGCCAGATCAGCTTCTTGTCGAGCTGATTGCAGAACACTTCGATCTAGATTTCTACCAAGAGCAGTTCGAGATGGGCGCAGACGTTCGCCTGAGGAGCTTGGCCGTCGAAGACCATGTTGAGGAGAACCCACTACCAGATTTCCGTAACATCATCTCCTCCGAGGATGACTCTGCAGACGAGCAGAAGGACCTGTTCTCATTGAAATTCACCAAGGTCAATAAAGAGTCACCAGAGTTCCAGACAAAATTTGAGGGCATTGCCACGAATCTGGACGTTGCTGTTTCAACCATCAATTTGATTGTCACCAGAAGGACTTTGCTCACTCTTCTCGACTTTGTCCTTATCACTTTCACAAACCCGGATCAACCTCAGAATCAACAAGCCCAGATTGCTGCGAAGTCTGATGAGCAGGAAGTAAACAAGTCGTCTGACGCCGAGCCAGACAAGATACGCATTCGTGCTGAGCTGAAGCGTATTGCGGTCGTTCTAAACAACGATGGTATACGTCTCGCTACCCTGAGCTTGAATTCTGGCGACGTTGGCATTATGCTGAACGGAGGAACAATGCGCATTGGCGGTCGACTTGGTAACCTATCACTCATCGACGAGGTTAATCAGGGTGTTCCAGAAACATCGTCTTTACGACAGCTGGTGACGATCGAGGGTCAGAATTTGGCAGACTTCAGCTATGAGACATTCGACTCCAAATCAGATAGCTACCCTGGCTACGATATGTCGGTAGCATTGAAGACGGGCTCCATCAAGATCAACTTCCTTACGGAACCATTCCGCAAGATTATGGAGTTTGCTGTCAAGTTTGGAAAGATGCAGGCTATCTTCAATGCGGCTCGTCAGGCTGCAGCGAATCAAGCAACCCAGATCCAACAGAACCCCGCCAAGTTCCATTTCGACATTACTATCAGTACCCCGATCGTTGTATTTCCACGCATGGTAATATCGGACAAACCAGAACGCGACACTCTGATCGCAAATCTAGGAGAGATCTACGCAAAGAATGAATTCACACCGCTAGATGACTCGAAGAACGCAGATGTTGCCAATAAGATCTCTGCTGGTATCAGAAACATCAAACTTACTTCGAACCTCCACTACGAGGACGACCACTCCGAAGCGCTTGAGTTGATCGACAAGGTCGATCTCAATTTCAACATCACTATGGTTGAACACAAGGCTGGCCAACATCGCCCAGATATGGAGATTATTGGATCCATGTCCGACATCAATCTATGCCTCACTCCGGAACAGATGAAGTTCGCACTGGAGCTGTCTCGTACCATTCCCCAGGCCTTCGCAACAGAAACGGATGCAATTGACGAGGATGTCAAAGAAGAGCTTCCAGAAGCCAAGACCGAGGCAGTGCGACAAATCACAGTTACAGAGTCATCAGATGATGAACCCTCGACAGATGTTGTTTCTTCGCAAGGGCCTGAGCTGTCAACTGATGCCGATAAGTGGACGAAGCTGGACTTCGTGTTCAAGGTCGGCGCCATTGCCTTGGAGCTTATTCGATCGAAGGAAGGTGAGCCGATTGGCGACGTGGAGGCCGCAAGTCTTTCGAAGTTCTCTCTTAATGATACGAACGTGAAGGTACGCATGATCAGTGACGGTGCCATGGAAGCAGAACTCGCGGTGCAGTCGTTCTCGATTCGTGACAGTCGCGCACAGGGAACGAACAAGTTCCGCAAGATCATGTCTTTAATCAACAACGACGTCAAGCAGCAGTTCATGGCTAGTGTTTCGATCTCTGGTGGAAAAGAGCGCAACCTTATTGCACTTCTTACGGTCGACAGCCCAAGAATTATCCTGGCACTGGACTATCTGTTTGCTCTGCAGGCTTTCATTAACGCCGGCCTTGATACGGATGAGCCGCTGATTATTGACGAAGAGCTTGATGACGAGGAAACTGATAGCGACGACGAGATCATGTCGCGAGATGAATCTCAGGCACTGCAGAAGCCAGAGGCCCTCGCCGATCCAGCGCAGAATGGCATGAGCATGTCGTTCCGCGTAAACTTGGTGGATGCACAGGTGGTGCTCATCGCCAACCCAGCACTAGCCAATTCTGAAGCTATAGTGTTGGGCACTAAGCAGGTCCTGGTATCGAAGCAACAAGCTATGACACTGCAGGTGGATAAGATTGGCATGTTTTTGTGCCGCATGGATCGCTTTGAGACAAACCGACTGCGCATTCTTGACGACTTTAGCATCCAAACAGCTTTGGATATGCGCAACCAGAGCTCGAGGTCATCTTTGATCAGCATCAATATTGACATTGAGCCTCTCGTTCTCCGCCTGTCGCTCCGCGATATTCTGTTAGCCATGCAGATTGTAAACCGCGCATCTGCAATGCAAGCTACCGACGACAAGAAGATGCTCGAGGAGGGTGCAAAGCAGCTTAAGCCCAGCACACCTTCCAAAAAGCCAAAGTCGACTGCAGTGGCCAGCACAACAAGGCCCCGAGCCAAGTCTATCGCGAAGACCAAGCGATCGAGCCAGAACGAAATGCAAACGCAGCAATCACAAGCTGGTTCAGCAGTTCTCAAGCGTGAAGAGATGCACGTCAACCTCGAAGGCCTTCGTGTCGTTCTCATTGGTGATGTGCACGAGATGCCAATGCTTGACTGGAGGGTCAAGAAGTTTGGTGTCGACGTTCGGGACTGGTCAGGTGCCATGGTCGCCGATACTTCGCTCGAGACTCTGATCAACGTTTATAACTTCTCGAAATCTGCGTGGGAGCCATTGATCGAGCCGTGGAGTGTCGGCTTCCATATGGCGAAGGATTTGAACCCTGATCGTCTGTCTGTGGAGCTGTACTCTCGCAAATCTATGGAGCTTACGATCACAGCGGCAACTATCGCCTTGGGCTCCAAGTCATTCGACTTCCTTACGGCTGACGAAGACATTCTCTCCAAGCCGCGCGCTAGCGATGCACCGTACCGTATCCGCAATTACACAGGCTTTAGCCTCGATGTTTGGGCGGAAGGCAAGGAGCAGGAAGGTTATGCGGCGAAACTGGAGGATGGTGAGGAGAAGCCATGGCGATTTGAAGATCCGATGTCTACGCGCGAGACATTGTCAACGGATGGCGCAACTGGCATGCTCGGTATTAGGCTCGAGGGCAGTGGCTTCGACACCCTCGCGCGCATACCTGTACACCGCGAAGGAGAGTCGCTGTACAATCTCAAGCCCAAGCAAGACAGGGTGCAGCACCGCGTGCTTGTGGAGGTGAAGCTCGGTGCCGACAACATCAAGAACATCACCTTCAGATCTCCGCTGTTAGTCGAGAACAACACGCAGATACCCATTGAAATCGGTATGTTCAGTCCAGAGGAGGGCCACCTTCTCAAGATCGACAAGATCGCACCTGGTGATGCACGACCAGCACCTATTGGGTCGGCATACATGCACTCAATCGTCATTCGACCAGATCAAGGTTTTGGATATGCTTGGTCGAACGAACGCCTCTTTTGGAAGGATCTGCTCAAGCGCCCGACCAGGACCATCACTTGCCGCGGCGAGCAAGACGAACAGGCACCGCCATTCTACTTCCAAATGCACGCAGCCTACGACAAGAAGGACCCTCTGACTGGCACGTATCCTTACATGCGATTGCGACTGCAAGCACCAGTAGAGGTGCATAACCTTCTGCCGTACGATTTCAAGTACAGGATCTACGACAGCAGTACCAAGAAAGACTGGACCAATTTCCTCAGAAAAGGCGGCATCAGTCCTGTCCATGTTGTTGAACTGTCTCATCTTCTGCTTGTCAGTGTGGAGATGCAAGAAGGCCCGTTCAAACCCAGCAAGTTCGGCATCATTAACTCCACTGATCGGGAGAGTTTTAGAAGGGAGAAGGTACTTGAGGTCAAGGACGACAATGACACAACTCTGCACCTCAACATGCACTTCTA CAACTACCCTGACGGTGGAGGTGCCTTCAAGGTCGCGATCTTCAGTCCTTACATCGTGTTGAACCGCACTGGTCTCAGCCTGGACATCAAatcacagcagcagcagttcCTGGGCGGGGGCAGGTCTTCAGGAGCCCAAGGCACGTTCAGAGATGACCAGACCGATGCCGGAAAGGCGCTACCCTTCATGTTTTCTTACCCGTCCGAAAACAAGAAGAATCGTGCGCTTATCAAGGTTGGTGACTCCAGCTGGAGCAAGCCTCAAAGTTTCGACGCCATCGGAAGCACATATGCAGTCTCAATACCTGCGAGCAATTCGAGATCAGACATGCACCTTGGTGTGTCTGTTGCCGAGGGCGAAGGCAAGTACAATCTGACAAAGGTCATATCTATCGCGCCACGCTTCATCGTCAAGAACAGAATGAACGAAGAGCTGCTTATTCGCGAGCCTGGCCAGTCTGACTGGATGTCGATGAAGGAAGGAGAGCTGCTACCTCTCCGATGGCTTAAGCAAAGAAGCTCGCCGCAGCTGTCGCTCTGCTACCCCGGAGTCAACAACCAATGGTCTTCGCCATTCAACATTTCAAACGTCGGCAATGTGCATGTCAAGCTGTCGAAGACTGGTCAACGTCAAAAGTTGATGCGCATCGATGTTCTAATGGAGCAGGCCACAATCTTTGTCCACGTCAGTGTCGAAACGAAGCACTGGCCGTTCTCATTCAAGAACATGAGCGACCAGGAGTTTTTGTACTGGCAACAGAACCCCAACCTTGACGAAGATGAAGACGATCGCGGCACTGGCTTCAGACCTATCAGGTACCGTCTGCCACCAAGGAGCATCATGCCGTACGCTTGGGACTTCCCTGCAGCCAAGAACAAGGAGATTGTCATCAGTGCGAACGGCAGGGAACGACACGTCAAGCTGGCAGAGATTGGACCGCTAATCCCATTCAAGATTCCACCCGGCCAGCAAGGAGGTGGCATGAAGGTCATCGACCTCAACGTTGTTGCCCAAGGTCCCACACAGACACTGGAGGTCTCCAACTACAAGTCTTCCAAGAGTGTGTACAAGCAGAAGCATGGTGCTGCGTCGTCATCGACAACAACAGGTTTCGAGGTCAAGGACCAGGACACTGACGTTACATTCAAGGCACAGTTGCGGTTTGCAGGCATCGGTATCTCGCTTGTCAACCGCCATCTGCGCGAGCTGGTATATGTCACGCTGCGTGATCTCGAGTTGAAGTACTCGGACTCGGCACTATATCAGATGGTCAACGTCCAAGTGAAGTGGGTTCAGATTGACAACCAGCTGTACGGCGGCATCTTCCCCATCATCTTTTACCCCAGTGTGGTTCCGAAGACGGGCAAGGAGATGGAAGCACATCCCATCTTCCAGACCAGCATTACTCGGGTCAAGGACGATTCGTACGGCGTCATGTACATCAAATACTTCAGTTTCCTGCTCCAGCAAATGACGCTCGAAATTGACGAGGACTTCATCTTTGCGATGATCGACTTCGCCAACATCCCTGGGGCTTCGTGGTCCGAGAAAGCAGAAGGCAAGCTTTGGGACGATTCACTTGATATCCCGGAGCCGAAGCAGGAGCAGACCGGGCAAGATGTCTACTTCGAGCTGCTTCACCTGCAGCCCATGCAGATTGATTTGTCATTCGTTCGAACGGAGCGCATCAACGCCGAGGACACTATGTCGAGTTCCAACCCCTTTATGTTCGCAGTCAATGTCCTTACCATGTCGATCGGCAACGTCAATGATGCGCCAGTCCGCTACAACTCTCTCATCCTCGAGAACGCTCGCATCTCGACCTCTGCTCTTATCAACAATATTAAGAACCACTACGTGCAGGAGTCGCTGAGACAGGTTCACGTCATCATTGGCTCAGCTGACTTCCTCGGTAATCCAGTGGGTCTTTTCACTAACATCAGTTCTGGTGTTGCCGATATCTTCTATGAACCATACCAGGGTCTCGTCAAGTCCGATCGCCCAGAAGATCTCGGCATTGGTATCGCAAAGGGTGCTTCAAGCTTTGTCAAGAAGTCTGTCTTTGGCTTCTCAGACAGCATGGCCAAGTTTACAGGCAGTATGTCGAAGGGACTCTCCGCCGCAACTCTCGACAAAGAGTTTCAGGACCAGCGCCGCAACACCCGCTCTCGCAACAGGCCCAAACACGCTCTCTATGGTATCACAGCAGGTGGCAACGCCTTTGCCAACAGTCTTGCTTCCGGCCTCGGAGGTCTCGCACGTCATCCCATCCAAGGCGCCGAAAAGGAAGGAGCCCTTGGCTTCGTCAAGGGTGTTGGCAAAGGTCTTCTTGGTGTCCCTACCAAAGCTGCGATCGGTGCCTTTGACCTGGCCTCCAACATGGCCGAAGGTGTGCGCAACACAACTACAGTCTTCGACCAAGAGGGTCTCGATCGCGTGCGCCTAACGCGCTTCATTGGCACGGACGGTATCGTGCGCCCGTACTCCCAGCGTGAAGCGCTTGGACAGTTCTGGCTTAAGACCCTCGACAACGGAAAGTATTTCAACGAAGACTACATTGCGCATCTCGAGATCCAAGGCAAAGACGTTCTGATCATGCTCACGTACAACGCCATCATGATGGTCAGGACGAAGAAGCTGCAGACGGAATGGGATGTACCGCTCAAGGATGTGCAGACTATCAGCAAGGAGAGGACAGGGCTGAGCATCACACTCAAGGGCGGCACCAATGGACCGTTTGTTCCTGTAGGGGATGAAGGGAGTCGGAATTGGTTCTACCGGCAGGTTGCTGTGGGGGTTAACGCGTACAACGATCGGTGGAACGCTAAGGGTTGA